GCTCTCTACTTGTTCGTAGGTCATAAATGCTACCCAACTCTAACCTTTCGAGCGTTTGAGAGATATTGCAGTTTACACTGCTTGATTGAATCAAAAATGGATAAAGTCGAGCCATTCGGTGATCTTTTTTTACAAATTACGCTCATTTCAATAGAAAGCTGCTTTGATATTGAGTAAGTAAACCTGATTTCAATATCTCTAACAATTTCTGGGCGATCGCTTCACCATCATCAGTCCTCCAGTCTAGCGATCCCAAATTTTCAGATCGGAATTGAGTGCAGAGATTCTACCTGCCAAGTTGGCAGCACTGTCATTGCAAAGGAGAGTTTTCCATGCCAATTACACCCACTTATCCCGGCGTTTACATTGAAGAAATCCCTAGCGGTGTACGCACCATTACTGGTGTGAGTACGTCAAACACCGGGTTTGTAGACTTCTTTGAACGGGGCCCCGTGAACACGCCAATACGCATCACTAGCTTTGCTGATTTCCAACGAACGTTTGGAGGATTGTTCCCACAAAGCGAAGCCAGCTATGCCATTCAGCAGTTCTATCTAAATGGTGGACAAATTGCTTGGGTCGTCAGGGTGGCAACGACCAATATGACGACGGCGGGTTCTGCAACTCACACGCTCGGAGCGAATTCTCTGAGAGTGGATGCATTGAGCGTGGGGGATTGGGGTAACCATGTACAAGTGAAGGTCGATCAAGATGGATTGCCGACTGGCAGCGTGTTGTTTAACTTAACCGTTAAAGAAGTAAATCCCATCAACAATCTGGTCACGCAAGAAACCTATGGGGGCGTCACGATGGATGCTACCAAACCCCGATATGTTGTGGAGGTAGTCAACAGAGGTTCTGTACTCGTGCGGCTCGCGAGATTGGGGAATACTGAGCCTGCGAACCTAGCTTTTACTGCGTTAACAGGTGGCTTGGATACCGATGTGATGGACAATTTGGGAAATCTCGTAGCAGGGCAAGAAGCTGCTTTCGCGACAGCATTGAAGGGCAGCGATACGGTAACCATTGATGCGGATAATATTCCGCGAAAGTCTGGGATCTATGCCCTCAGCATGATTGCGCCCTACATTTTCAACATTCTTTGCTTGCCTGCCACTGCAAAGCTAGTCGGAGTAGCGGGAGCAGCAGGATCAACTGCCCGAAATTCTTTGCTGACTGCGGCTCAAGAATTTTGTCTAGATAAACGGGCTTTTCTGATTATGGATGTGCCGTTTGATCGCACTCTGTTAGATCAGATGCAAAATCCAAGTACAGGCTTTGCCGCAGAACTTGATAGTACTTTGCGCCATCCCAACACGGCAATTTATTTCCCAAATTTAACGCTGGCAGATCCGCTGAATCAAAATAAGCCGCGATTGGTGGGAGCAAGCGGCACAATGGCAGGGATTTATGCCCGCACAGATGCAGCACGCGGGGTTTGGAAAGCTCCGGCAGGAACAGATGCCGATTTACGGGGAGTCAGCTTTGACTTGAAGTTAAGTGATTTAGAGAATGGGGGATTAAATCCCTTAGGGATTAATGTAATCCGCAGTTTTCCTGTATTTGGCTCAGTTAGTTGGGGTGCGAGAACATTGAAAGGGGCGGATCAAGAAGCTAGTGAGTGGAAGTATATTCCTGTGCGGCGAACTGCACTTTTTATTGAAGAGAGTTTGTACCAGGGATTGAAATGGGTGGTATTTGAGCCGAATGATGAACCTTTATGGGCGCAGATTCGCTTGAATATAGGAGCGTTTATGAATAACCTGTTTCGTCAAGGAGCGTTTCAGGGCAAGACACCCCGTGAGGCTTATCTGGTGAAATGCGATAAAGAGACGACAACGCAGAATGACATTAACCTGGGCATCGTCAATATTGTGGTGGGCTTTGCCCCGTTGAAGCCAGCAGAGTTTGTGATTGTCAAGATTCAGCAGTTAGCAGGGCAGATTGCCGTTTGAGGAATAGTATTATGGCTCAATTCAGTGTCAATGCACAGCGGTTTGATCCGTATAAGAATTTCAAGTTTCGCATCAAGTGGGACGGACGGTATGTCGCGGGAGTGAGTAAGGTGGGTTCGTTGAAAAAGACAACAGAGGTGGTGAAACATCGGGAAGGTGGAGATCCGAGTAGTTCGCGCAAGTCGCCGGGGCGCACAGAATATGAGGCGGTGATGCTGGAGCGGGGTGTCACTCACGATACTGAGTTCGAGAAATGGGCTAACAAGGTCTGGAATTTTGGGGCTGGCTTGGGGGCTGAAGTGTCGCTAAAGGACTTCCGCAAAGACATTATTTTGGAAGTGTATAACGAGGCAGGACAGTTGGCGATCGCCTATAAACTTTATCGCTGTTGGGTTTCTGAGTTTCAAGCGCTACCAGACTTAGATGCAAATGCCAATGCGATCGCCATTCAATATCTTAAGCTAGAAAACGAAGGCTGGGAACGCGACATAGAAGTGCCTGAACCGACTGAACCCACGTTTGTAGAACCGCCTGTTTAGAGTGGCACAGGAGAAAGATAAATGCGATCGCTATCCGCATCAGAATGGTTAAAAGTTTGGGAGCAGGGATTGGATCAGCCTCTATGGCAGCGATCGCTAACGCTTTTAGCAGCAGCTTGCCCTGAGTGGTCATCGGAACAGTTAATGAATCTGAGCATTGGACAGCGGGATGGGTTGCTGCTGACGTTGCGGGAACAAACCTTTGGTTCGCAATTGACGAGTGTGACAGTTTGTCCACAATGTGGCGATCGCCTAGAGCTGACCTTTACAGTGTCAGATATTCGGGTCAATCTTGCCATTGAGTCGGTCGATGCCTTAGAACCATTGTCAGTTCAGTTCGCAGATTATGAGGTGCGGTTTCGGCTGCCTAATAGTTTAGATTTGGCGGCTGTAGCGAGGGAACAAGATCCAGTAAAGGTTCGTAGTGAG
This Nostoc sp. C052 DNA region includes the following protein-coding sequences:
- a CDS encoding phage tail sheath family protein; protein product: MPITPTYPGVYIEEIPSGVRTITGVSTSNTGFVDFFERGPVNTPIRITSFADFQRTFGGLFPQSEASYAIQQFYLNGGQIAWVVRVATTNMTTAGSATHTLGANSLRVDALSVGDWGNHVQVKVDQDGLPTGSVLFNLTVKEVNPINNLVTQETYGGVTMDATKPRYVVEVVNRGSVLVRLARLGNTEPANLAFTALTGGLDTDVMDNLGNLVAGQEAAFATALKGSDTVTIDADNIPRKSGIYALSMIAPYIFNILCLPATAKLVGVAGAAGSTARNSLLTAAQEFCLDKRAFLIMDVPFDRTLLDQMQNPSTGFAAELDSTLRHPNTAIYFPNLTLADPLNQNKPRLVGASGTMAGIYARTDAARGVWKAPAGTDADLRGVSFDLKLSDLENGGLNPLGINVIRSFPVFGSVSWGARTLKGADQEASEWKYIPVRRTALFIEESLYQGLKWVVFEPNDEPLWAQIRLNIGAFMNNLFRQGAFQGKTPREAYLVKCDKETTTQNDINLGIVNIVVGFAPLKPAEFVIVKIQQLAGQIAV
- a CDS encoding phage baseplate protein; amino-acid sequence: MRSLSASEWLKVWEQGLDQPLWQRSLTLLAAACPEWSSEQLMNLSIGQRDGLLLTLREQTFGSQLTSVTVCPQCGDRLELTFTVSDIRVNLAIESVDALEPLSVQFADYEVRFRLPNSLDLAAVAREQDPVKVRSELFDRCLIAVSYPVSDRAVSHQRETQFSQSSVLPESLVKAILESMALADPQADVQLALKCPACAHHWQATFDIVSFFWSEIHGWAGRVLREVHTLASAYGWREADILAMSSQRRRLYLEMIAE
- a CDS encoding phage tail protein; this translates as MAQFSVNAQRFDPYKNFKFRIKWDGRYVAGVSKVGSLKKTTEVVKHREGGDPSSSRKSPGRTEYEAVMLERGVTHDTEFEKWANKVWNFGAGLGAEVSLKDFRKDIILEVYNEAGQLAIAYKLYRCWVSEFQALPDLDANANAIAIQYLKLENEGWERDIEVPEPTEPTFVEPPV